The DNA window CAAGACCCGCCTGGTTCTGTGGGAAGCGGGCTTTGCGGTCGCCAACGGCCTCGCTGCCGAGGATGCGCTGCGCACGATCACGATCGACGCAGCGCGGATCATCGGCATGGACGATCGGGTGGGCAGTCTCGAGCCGGGCAAGGATGGCGACGTCGCCTTGTTCGACGGCGATCCCTTCGAATACACCACCCATGCGACCGCCGTGGTGATCGATGGCGAGGTGGTCAGCCGCAAGGCGTACTGATGGCTCCCCCTCGGGGAACCGCGCGACTCTAGGCCGCGATCCGCTTGGCGGTGATCGCTCCACGCGGAGCGGTGGCCAGCACGACCATCCCGATTATCGCCGAGATCAGCGAGCCGCTCAGCACGCCCATCTTCACCGCATCGATCTGTGCCGGATCGATGAAAGCGAGGCCGCCGATGAACAGGCTCATCGTAAAGCCGATCCCGGCAAGGCATGCGAGGCCGTAAATGTGCCGCCAGCTGACCTCGCGCGGTATCGTGGCGAGGCCGGTCTTTGCCGCGAGCCAGCAGGCACCGAAGACGCCGATTTGCTTACCCACGACAAGACCCGCAGCGATACCGAGCGAGAGCGGGGCGAGCAGGGCGTCGAGGCCCGCGCCGGCAAACGACACGCCGGCATTGGCGAAGGCGAAGATCGGCAGGATCAGGAACGCCACCCACGGATGGAGCGCATGCTCCAGCCGTTCGAGCGGACGCTCCTTGCCGGTTTCGATCGGCACGAACATCGCCGTGATCACACCCGCCAGCGTCGCATGGACGCCCGACTTCAGCACGCATACCCAGAGGAAGGCGCCAAGCAGGAAATAGGGAATGGTGCGCGCGACGCCCGCGCGGTTGAGCAACAACATGCCTGCCGCAGGGACCAGGGCGAGGGCGAGCGCGGCGAGGTTCATGTTTTCGGTATAGAACAGGGCGATGATCGCGATCGCACCGATGTCGTCGATGATCGCGATCGCCAGCAGCAGCGCCTTGAGCGCCACCGGCACGCGCTTGCCGAGCAGGGCCAACAGTCCGAGCGCAAAGGCGATGTCTGTTGCGGCGGGGATCGCCCAGCCGCGGACATTCTCGGGCGAACCGGAATTGATCGCCACGAACACCAGAGCGGGCACGATCATGCCGCCCAGCGCGGCATACACTGGCAAGGATGCCTGCTTCCACGAGCGCAACTGGCCGGTGACAATCTCGCGCTTCACTTCCAGTCCGATCAGGAAGAAGAACAGCGCCATCAACCCGTCGTTGATCCACAGCAACAGCGGCTTGTCGATCGACACGAGATCGCCCGCCGAGAAGACGACGGGCGTATCGAGCAGGCTCTGATAGCCGCCGAGGAAGGCGGAGTTGGCGATCACGAGCGCGATCGCGGCGGCAATGATCAGCACGATTCCGCCAGCGCTTTCGCTGGCGATGAAGGCGCGCAGGCGCTGTGTGGCGGAAAAACGGGTCATGACAACAGGGTGTGGGCGAAGATCCGGTTGGGGGGAAGAGGGAATTACCGGACCTTCGCCCGAGCCGTCAGCGGGCGAGGCTGCGGCCGTAATAATGGCGCTGCAGCGCGGCGATCTTGTCCTTGAGGCGGAGACGGGCGCGCTTCAGCGTCTTGAGGTTCTCGCTCGCGGCGACCGATTTGGTCGAGTCGATCAGGCGATTGATTGCGCGGTGCTCGCGTATGAGACGGCGCAGATAGGGGATCATGATCGTCTGTTCGGGGGATCGCTTGCTCATCATTCTCTCCATCGTGTGTGATGAGAGAGATGGCACTCAGGCACTTGATAATCCAATTCGAATACTTGCCTATATCCCATAAGATAACCTAATAGCGATGCCATGACGACGCTCAGGCAGATGGCGATCTTCGTGAAGCTGGCCGACACCGGCAATATGGGAGAGGCGGCAGTCGCACTCGGCCTGACCCAACCGGCATTGAGCCAGCAGTTGCGCGCGCTCGAGACCCGGCTCGACCTCAAACTGTTCGATCGCGTTCCCAAGGGGCTGGAGCTGACCCCCGCAGGTCGGCAATTGGTCGACGATGCAAGAGCCGTCGTTTCGGCCTCGCGCGATTTCCGCGACGCGGCGGATCACGTGCTGAAACGGCACGCCGGTTCAATCCGGTTCGGCGTCAGCCCGACCCTCGGGCCCTATCTGATGCCGCGGGTGATCCGCGTCCTGCATGAACGCTATCCCGAGCTGCGCCTGTTTATTCGCGAGGGCATTCCCGATCGCCAGCAGGCGGAGCTGGTGGCAGGCGAACTCGACATGATCCTCTCCCCTATTCCCGTGCGCGGGAAAGGGCTGCACATCGAACCGCTGTTTCGCGAGCCGCTTCGCATCGTCGCGCCACCGGACGACCCGCTGGTCGTCAAAGGCGATATCTCGGCGAGCGATCTCGCGGGGCGGACCTTCCTGACGCTCGACCATCGCCACCATTACCACCGCCAACTCGAAGAAATCTGCGAAGAGCTCGGGGCGACGATCCTCGGCGATTACCAGGGCACCAGCCTCGACGCGCTGCAACAGATGGTCGGCTCGGGCGTGGGGCTCGCGGTCCTGCCGCAATTCTACCTCCTGTCCGAAGCCGGCGGTTTCAAGGTGGTGCAGATCGCCGAACCCGAAGGCTGGAAGCGCCATCGCAGCATCGCCGCCGCCTGGCGTTCCAAGGCCGCCTATGCGGAGCTTTATGGAGAAGTCGCCCGGATCATCGCCGAGGAAGGCCGGTCGGCCTAAAGCCGTTCGCAGATCGCAGCGGTCATCTCTTTGGTCGAATCGCTGCACCCCAGATCGAAGGTTCCGTGGCCATCGGCGAGGGCTTTCGAGACGGCGGTTTCAATCCGGACGGCCGCGGCTTCCTGGTCGAGCGAATGACGCAGCGCCATCGCCAGCGACAGGATTGTGCCGACCGGATTGGCCTTGCCCTGACCGGCAATGTCCGGCGCGGAGCCATGGATCGGTTCGAAAATGCCGCCTTTGCCGCTTCCAAGCGATGCCGAGGGAGCCAGCCCGATCGATCCGGCCACCGCCGATGCCTGG is part of the Alteriqipengyuania halimionae genome and encodes:
- the nhaA gene encoding Na+/H+ antiporter NhaA: MTRFSATQRLRAFIASESAGGIVLIIAAAIALVIANSAFLGGYQSLLDTPVVFSAGDLVSIDKPLLLWINDGLMALFFFLIGLEVKREIVTGQLRSWKQASLPVYAALGGMIVPALVFVAINSGSPENVRGWAIPAATDIAFALGLLALLGKRVPVALKALLLAIAIIDDIGAIAIIALFYTENMNLAALALALVPAAGMLLLNRAGVARTIPYFLLGAFLWVCVLKSGVHATLAGVITAMFVPIETGKERPLERLEHALHPWVAFLILPIFAFANAGVSFAGAGLDALLAPLSLGIAAGLVVGKQIGVFGACWLAAKTGLATIPREVSWRHIYGLACLAGIGFTMSLFIGGLAFIDPAQIDAVKMGVLSGSLISAIIGMVVLATAPRGAITAKRIAA
- a CDS encoding hydrogen peroxide-inducible genes activator, whose product is MTTLRQMAIFVKLADTGNMGEAAVALGLTQPALSQQLRALETRLDLKLFDRVPKGLELTPAGRQLVDDARAVVSASRDFRDAADHVLKRHAGSIRFGVSPTLGPYLMPRVIRVLHERYPELRLFIREGIPDRQQAELVAGELDMILSPIPVRGKGLHIEPLFREPLRIVAPPDDPLVVKGDISASDLAGRTFLTLDHRHHYHRQLEEICEELGATILGDYQGTSLDALQQMVGSGVGLAVLPQFYLLSEAGGFKVVQIAEPEGWKRHRSIAAAWRSKAAYAELYGEVARIIAEEGRSA
- a CDS encoding YdcH family protein, coding for MSKRSPEQTIMIPYLRRLIREHRAINRLIDSTKSVAASENLKTLKRARLRLKDKIAALQRHYYGRSLAR